CTCTGTCTCTAAAATAACGTCAAATTCTCTTTCAAACAGATCTGCTGTTTTTCTTATTTCTAGAATCATTTCATTTTTATTAGTATATTCTCTCATATCTCAACTCTTACAATTATGCCTAGCTGGCGAATTCAAATTCCACCTATTAACACCATACTGTTATTATAGTGGTAATAAAATACTTCCGAAAGTGTTGTACAACAATTTCATTTGGCATATTGTAGCCTCCTTAATCCATAGTATACACCATCGTTGTGACATCATATTGTCAAGTTATGATATTTCTTTTCTTTCATTAATTATAAAGTTCAGGTAATTGTGAATCTCTTTGTTTAGCGTAAATTTACCAGAACTATTAAGTCTATCAATAAAGAAATTCTTCTTCCCAGTTAAAAATACCAGACTGTTCTAGACTCTTTGGCCAATGTCTGCACCATTTTGGTACACAGGGCTCTTCGACCCTATCAAGGCTGGGCGTGTATGGCTTAATATCGAGTACGGGCGTTCCATTATTTGCATCAATGTATGGAACTTCTATAATTCCCTCTTCATAGTTTATATGAATTACCTGAACCGTAGTTAAAGCAATCGGATTCGGACGGATTGGTGACCTTGTAGAAAATATTCCCATAACATCTGGTGCCTGTCTATATGGCTGAGGTGTTTCAAGTACTTTCCTCATTTCTTCACTGTCATAATCACTAAACCACCAAATGACACTTAGATGGCTGAATCCATCCAAAGCACGCAGCCCTTCTATATACTCCTTATTAAGCGCAATAGTCGTTTCACTTTCCTTGCTAATGATTGTACCGATTGGTTTTACCTGAAAAGTATTCATACTGTTTCCTCCATAAAATTTATTTGCAAAAACAGTGTAAACCCTCACACCATGTGAGAGTCAATATAAAAACCGTCTTTTAATATTTTCTTCACTAGACGTTTTTTATACCTTCTTTAAGGGAATTTGTATTTCAATCAGGTAATTATCTGCATATTCCTCATTCCACGGCCCTCTATGTACAATTTGTCTGCTTTGTCCTTCCATTTTATACTGATTATGTTCTTGAAGCCATTTGGCAAAGGCACGATATGCTAAAGCAATGTTATTAAATGAACCATATACCATAGTACATGCCATATTAGAAACCGCCTCCGTATAATGATACGTAAAATCTCCTATACTTCTCGACATTTGGCTCACCGGACTACATATCTCAATATCTACATCTCTTTCCTTGTAATCCAAATCGTGATAAATGGTAAAAGTTTCAGTTGATATAGGTATATTGTTTTTCTTTGCAAAGTCAGACATTTCAATCCATAACT
The nucleotide sequence above comes from Anaerocolumna cellulosilytica. Encoded proteins:
- the tsaA gene encoding tRNA (N6-threonylcarbamoyladenosine(37)-N6)-methyltransferase TrmO encodes the protein MNTFQVKPIGTIISKESETTIALNKEYIEGLRALDGFSHLSVIWWFSDYDSEEMRKVLETPQPYRQAPDVMGIFSTRSPIRPNPIALTTVQVIHINYEEGIIEVPYIDANNGTPVLDIKPYTPSLDRVEEPCVPKWCRHWPKSLEQSGIFNWEEEFLY